Proteins encoded together in one Pseudoroseomonas cervicalis window:
- a CDS encoding peroxidase-related enzyme (This protein belongs to a clade of uncharacterized proteins related to peroxidases such as the alkylhydroperoxidase AhpD.), with protein MPELPDTAPAETPPISWLDLPPAPPPGEALRALLARSRAALGYLRNGQAALLNRPELVLAQDALSQAVNRNPQSGLSPTERELIALVVSSENRCQPCVFGHAAALRGHTEDPFWVAQVTINHRHAGLSARERALADYALRITRDPGALEEADLAPLRAAGLRDIDILDAAAIAAYFNFSNRLNSALGVVPNREAYDAHRAVEAHAAQRAADHVSAHRAADHVSAQRTADHASAQRTADHVSAQRAAEHHTAPHPATTPIAQQATAAGGLRESPTP; from the coding sequence GGCGAGGCGCTGCGGGCCCTGCTGGCGCGCAGCCGCGCGGCGCTGGGCTATCTGCGCAACGGACAGGCCGCGCTGCTGAACCGGCCCGAGCTGGTGCTGGCGCAGGACGCGCTGAGCCAGGCCGTCAACCGCAACCCGCAAAGCGGACTGAGCCCGACCGAGCGCGAGCTGATCGCCCTGGTGGTGAGCAGCGAGAATCGTTGCCAGCCCTGCGTCTTCGGCCATGCCGCGGCGCTGCGCGGGCATACCGAGGACCCGTTCTGGGTGGCGCAGGTGACGATCAACCACCGCCATGCCGGGCTGTCGGCGCGGGAGCGGGCGCTGGCCGATTACGCGCTGCGCATCACCCGCGACCCCGGCGCGCTGGAGGAGGCGGATCTCGCCCCGCTGCGCGCCGCCGGGCTGCGCGACATCGACATTCTCGATGCCGCCGCCATCGCCGCCTATTTCAACTTCAGCAACCGGCTGAACAGCGCGCTCGGCGTCGTGCCGAACCGCGAGGCCTATGACGCGCATCGCGCGGTGGAGGCGCACGCCGCGCAGCGCGCGGCCGACCATGTCTCCGCGCACCGCGCGGCCGATCATGTCTCCGCGCAGCGCACGGCCGACCATGCCTCCGCGCAGCGCACGGCCGACCATGTCTCCGCGCAGCGCGCGGCCGAACACCACACCGCGCCGCATCCGGCGACCACCCCGATCGCACAGCAGGCCACCGCCGCCGGCGGCCTGCGGGAGAGCCCGACGCCATGA